A region from the Triticum aestivum cultivar Chinese Spring chromosome 3D, IWGSC CS RefSeq v2.1, whole genome shotgun sequence genome encodes:
- the LOC123076542 gene encoding uncharacterized protein has protein sequence MDRVGRHVDTGDVVTVHDRGLGDVDAQLSQKLPEPATLGNHALLLGLPDEIVIWEILARLDPKSLLRCRAVHRAWRCTTSSRSFLLARHARQPTLPTLSCNECHLGVRCRDILVFDHRAATDAHLHSVAWLDDAFHLEASCDGLLILSKFNMTASGTSFSVCNPATREHALLGPPRDFKILGMYPHRPTGEHRLLLKQRRLNLIAKYPIGCYVFVLGSNQPPRYIGWPEAASGIFNVPVRVRDSLHWYPVHYPSENNPLDCRTESQLVIVFDTIAESFGQMHAPIVPTNSYLFEMSGTLGIHSRDHAKEIIDIWVLQDYESEAWDLKYRLKLPVVEIRKEFQGCRDCCDFDVVSVDGDVLLLLNFASWLFHVDSDGKLINSFYRSRQELSMSECRLKQSLVQHTFFPALEGYSVNASPFIGPI, from the exons ATGGACAGGGTTGGCCGCCATGTAGACACTGGAGATGTTGTCACAGTACACGACCGTGGCCTTGGGGACGTCGACGCGCAGCTCTCCCAGAAGTTGCCTGAGCCAGCAACACTCGGCAACCAC GCTCTCCTCCTTGGCCTCCCGGATGAGATCGTCATCTGGGAGATTCTCGCCCGTCTTGACCCCAAATCTctcctccgctgccgcgccgtcCACCGCGCCTGGCGCTGCACCACGTCCAGCCGCAGCTTCCTCCTTGCCCGCCACGCCCGCCAGCCCACCCTTCCCACTTTATCCTGCAACGAATGCCATCTCGGCGTCCGGTGCCGTGACATCCTCGTCTTTGACCACCGGGCTGCCACCGACGCCCATCTCCACAGCGTCGCCTGGCTTGACGATGCCTTCCACCTGGAGGCCTCCTGCGACGGACTCCTCATCCTCTCCAAGTTTAACATGACTGCCTCTGGAACCTCCTTCTCGGTCTGCAACCCGGCCACGCGTGAGCATGCTCTCCTCGGGCCACCACGGGACTTCAAGATTTTGGGGATGTACCCACACCGACCTACCGGCGAGCACCGGTTGTTGCTGAAACAGAGGAGGTTGAATCTCATAGCTAAATACCCAATTGGCTGCTATGTCTTCGTGTTGGGCTCCAACCAGCCACCTAGGTACATCGGGTGGCCGGAGGCAGCGTCAGGGATCTTCAACGTACCTGTACGGGTGCGCGATAGCCTGCACTGGTACCCAGTGCATTACCCGAGTGAAAACAATCCACTGGACTGTCGTACTGAAAGCCAACTGGTAATAGTATTTGACACCATAGCAGAGTCATTCGGCCAGATGCATGCTCCAATTGTTCCCACCAACTCATATCTCTTTGAGATGAGTGGCACACTTGGCATCCATAGTCGTGACCATGCCAAGGAAATTATTGATATATGGGTGTTGCAGGACTACGAAAGCGAGGCTTGGGATTTAAAGTACCGACTCAAATTGCCGGTTGTAGAAATCAGGAAGGAGTTTCAAGGTTGTCGTGACTGTTGTGATTTCGACGTTGTTTCGGTGGATGGTGACGTGCTCTTGCTGCTCAATTTTGCTTCGTGGCTATTTCATGTTGATAGTGATGGCAAGTTGATTAACAGTTTCTATCGCAGTCGCCAAGAACTCAGCATGTCTGAATGTCGGCTCAAACAAAGTCTTGTTCAGCATACCTTCTTTCCGGCTCTAGAAGGCTATTCGGTGAATGCTTCGCCTTTCATCGGACCTATCTAG